A genomic region of Pseudomonas frederiksbergensis contains the following coding sequences:
- a CDS encoding L-serine ammonia-lyase, protein MAISVFDLFKIGIGPSSSHTVGPMRAAALFVESLRGKVLLEQVHRIEVQLFGSLSATGIGHGSDNAVIMGLMGEWPDAIDPSQIGIRIDTLRETHTLLLDGRLPVPFIWARDMRLIDENLPFHPNAMTLVAEGEHGELHRDTYYSVGGGFVVDEAQASSGVVDLDRSVLPYDFSSAAELLALCQKHNLRVAELMMANEKVWRSEEEIRSGLMTLWRAMQDCVEHGLKHEGILPGGLNVRRRAARLHRSLQELNKPNVIGSTLSAMEWVNLFALAVNEENAAGGRMVTAPTNGAAGIIPAVLHYFMKFSEVVTDANVVDYFLGAAAVGILCKKNASISGAEVGCQGEVGSACAMAAAGLAEILGATPEQLCNAAEIGLEHNLGLTCDPVGGLVQVPCIERNAIAAVKAINAAQMALRGDGQHFISLDRVIRTMRDTGADMHDKYKETSRGGLAVSAVEC, encoded by the coding sequence ATGGCTATCAGTGTTTTCGACCTGTTCAAAATCGGCATTGGCCCCTCCAGCTCGCACACCGTCGGGCCCATGCGCGCCGCGGCGTTGTTCGTCGAGTCGTTGCGCGGGAAGGTGCTGCTGGAACAGGTGCACAGGATCGAAGTCCAGCTGTTCGGCTCCTTGTCGGCCACCGGTATCGGTCACGGCAGTGACAACGCGGTGATCATGGGCTTGATGGGCGAATGGCCGGACGCGATCGACCCGTCGCAAATCGGCATTCGCATCGACACCTTGCGTGAAACCCACACACTGTTGCTCGACGGTCGCTTGCCGGTGCCCTTCATCTGGGCGCGGGACATGCGCCTGATTGATGAGAACCTGCCATTCCATCCCAATGCGATGACCCTGGTGGCTGAAGGTGAACACGGCGAGTTGCATCGCGACACCTACTATTCAGTCGGCGGTGGTTTTGTCGTCGATGAGGCACAGGCTTCAAGCGGCGTGGTCGATCTGGATCGCAGCGTATTGCCTTACGATTTTTCCAGCGCCGCGGAGCTGCTTGCCCTGTGTCAGAAGCACAACCTGCGTGTCGCCGAGTTGATGATGGCGAACGAAAAGGTCTGGCGTTCAGAAGAGGAAATCCGCAGCGGCCTGATGACACTCTGGCGCGCCATGCAGGACTGCGTCGAGCACGGCCTCAAGCACGAAGGCATCCTGCCTGGCGGTCTGAACGTGCGCCGTCGTGCTGCCAGGTTGCATCGCAGCCTGCAAGAGCTGAACAAGCCCAACGTGATCGGTTCGACCTTGAGCGCCATGGAGTGGGTCAACCTGTTCGCCCTCGCGGTCAACGAAGAAAATGCTGCCGGTGGGCGGATGGTCACGGCCCCGACCAACGGCGCGGCGGGGATCATCCCGGCGGTGTTGCACTACTTCATGAAGTTCAGCGAGGTGGTGACGGACGCTAACGTCGTCGACTATTTCCTCGGTGCGGCAGCGGTCGGGATCCTGTGTAAAAAGAACGCCTCGATTTCCGGCGCTGAAGTCGGCTGCCAGGGCGAAGTCGGTTCGGCCTGCGCGATGGCGGCGGCCGGCTTGGCGGAGATTCTGGGTGCCACGCCGGAGCAACTCTGCAACGCGGCGGAAATCGGCCTGGAGCACAACCTTGGTCTGACGTGCGACCCGGTCGGCGGGCTGGTGCAGGTGCCGTGCATCGAGCGCAACGCAATTGCCGCGGTGAAGGCGATCAATGCGGCGCAAATGGCCTTGCGCGGTGACGGTCAGCACTTCATCTCGCTGGACCGGGTGATCCGCACCATGCGCGATACCGGCGCTGACATGCACGACAAATATAAAGAGACATCGCGCGGTGGGTTGGCGGTCAGCGCGGTGGAATGCTAA
- a CDS encoding choline ABC transporter substrate-binding protein: MKIGSPSLLLAAMLSLPLVAHATEPAQCSTVNFSDVGWTDITATTATTSVVLDALGYKTKTTMISVPVTYKSLADGKNMDVFLGNWMPTMENDIKAYRDAGTVETVRTNLKGAKYTLAVPQALYDKGLHDFKDIAKFKKELDGKIYGIEPGNDGNRLIQSMIDKNAFGLKDAGFKVVESSEAGMLSQVDRAQKRDTAVVFLGWAPHPMNKRFKIEYLTGGDDYFGPDFGAATVLTNTRKGYSQECSNVGQLLKNLEFTVDMESSLMGNILDDKMKPEAAAKAWLKKNPQVLDTWLAGVTTIDGKPGLDAVKAKLAQ; the protein is encoded by the coding sequence ATGAAAATAGGTTCCCCGTCGTTGTTGTTGGCCGCCATGCTGAGTCTGCCGCTTGTGGCTCATGCCACAGAACCGGCACAGTGCAGCACCGTAAACTTCTCCGATGTCGGCTGGACCGACATCACCGCCACAACGGCGACCACCAGCGTCGTGCTCGACGCCTTGGGCTACAAGACCAAGACCACCATGATTTCCGTGCCGGTGACCTACAAGTCCCTGGCCGACGGCAAGAACATGGACGTGTTTCTCGGTAACTGGATGCCCACCATGGAAAACGACATCAAGGCTTACCGCGATGCCGGCACCGTGGAAACCGTGCGCACCAACCTCAAAGGCGCCAAGTACACCCTGGCGGTGCCACAAGCGCTTTACGACAAAGGGCTGCATGACTTCAAAGACATTGCCAAGTTCAAGAAAGAGCTGGACGGCAAGATCTATGGCATCGAGCCGGGTAACGACGGCAACCGTCTGATCCAGAGTATGATCGACAAGAACGCCTTCGGCCTCAAAGACGCTGGTTTCAAAGTGGTCGAGTCCAGTGAAGCGGGCATGCTCTCGCAAGTCGACCGCGCCCAGAAGCGCGATACCGCGGTGGTGTTCCTGGGCTGGGCACCGCACCCGATGAACAAGCGCTTCAAGATTGAGTACCTGACCGGTGGCGACGACTATTTCGGCCCGGATTTCGGTGCGGCCACCGTCCTGACCAACACCCGCAAGGGCTACAGCCAGGAATGCAGCAACGTTGGCCAATTGCTGAAAAACCTGGAGTTCACCGTGGACATGGAAAGCTCGCTGATGGGCAACATCCTGGACGACAAGATGAAGCCTGAAGCGGCCGCCAAGGCCTGGCTGAAAAAGAATCCACAGGTACTCGATACCTGGCTCGCTGGCGTGACCACCATTGACGGTAAACCAGGCCTGGACGCCGTGAAAGCCAAGCTTGCACAGTAA
- a CDS encoding 3-keto-5-aminohexanoate cleavage protein — protein sequence MNHDVIITCALTGAGDTTAKSPHVPVTPKQIAAAAVEAAKAGATVVHCHVRNPETGKFSRDVALYREVMERIREADVDIIVNLTAGMGGDLEIGAGENPMEFGPNTDLVGPLTRLAHVEALLPEICTLDCGTLNFGDGDTIYVSTPAQLRAGAKRIQELGVKAELEIFDTGHLWFAKQLIKEGLLDDPLFQLCLGIPWGAPADTTTMKAMVDNLPANAVWAGFGIGRMQMPMAAQAVLLGGNVRVGLEDNIWLDRGVLATNGQLVERASEILSRLGARVLTPAEGRAKMGLTKRG from the coding sequence ATGAATCACGACGTCATCATCACCTGCGCACTCACCGGTGCTGGCGACACGACCGCCAAGAGCCCACACGTGCCGGTCACCCCAAAACAGATCGCCGCCGCCGCAGTGGAAGCCGCCAAAGCCGGGGCCACCGTGGTCCACTGCCACGTACGCAACCCGGAAACCGGCAAGTTCAGCCGCGATGTAGCGCTGTACCGTGAAGTGATGGAGCGTATTCGCGAAGCAGACGTCGACATCATCGTCAACCTGACCGCCGGCATGGGTGGCGACCTGGAAATCGGCGCCGGCGAGAACCCGATGGAGTTCGGCCCGAACACCGACCTGGTCGGCCCACTGACCCGTCTAGCCCATGTCGAAGCGCTGCTGCCGGAAATCTGCACACTCGATTGCGGCACCCTGAACTTCGGCGACGGCGACACCATTTACGTTTCCACCCCGGCCCAACTGCGTGCTGGCGCGAAGCGAATTCAGGAGTTAGGCGTAAAAGCCGAGCTGGAAATCTTCGACACCGGTCACCTGTGGTTCGCCAAACAGCTGATCAAGGAAGGCCTGCTTGACGACCCGCTATTCCAGCTGTGCCTGGGCATCCCTTGGGGCGCACCGGCTGACACCACCACCATGAAAGCCATGGTCGACAACCTGCCGGCCAATGCGGTCTGGGCCGGTTTCGGCATTGGCCGCATGCAAATGCCGATGGCAGCCCAGGCCGTGTTGCTGGGCGGCAACGTGCGGGTCGGACTGGAAGACAACATTTGGCTGGATCGCGGCGTATTGGCGACCAACGGCCAACTGGTCGAACGCGCCAGCGAAATCCTCAGCCGCCTCGGCGCCCGCGTTCTGACCCCAGCCGAAGGCCGGGCGAAGATGGGTCTGACCAAGCGCGGTTAA
- a CDS encoding GlxA family transcriptional regulator, with amino-acid sequence MTSFNSGAQPQNRAPQSIGFLLLDNFTLISLASAVEPLRMANQLSGRELYRWSTLTVDGGQVWASDGLQITPDASMHKAPALDTVIVCGGIGIQRTVTREHVSWLQSQARQSRRLGAVCTGSWALACAGLLDGFDCSVHWECLASMQEAFPRVAMSTRLFTLDRNRFTSSGGTAPLDMMLHLISRDHGRELSAAISEMFVYERIRNEQDHQRVPLKHMLGTNQPKLQEIVALMEANLEEPIDLDELAVYVAVSRRQLERLFQKYLHCSPSRYYLKLRLIRARQLLKQTPMSIIEVASVCGFVSTPHFSKCYREYFGIPPRDERVGSNTTQQVAMMPIPQALVLAPLSGPMSALSQARNESTFASVRL; translated from the coding sequence ATGACGTCGTTCAACTCCGGGGCCCAACCCCAGAACCGTGCGCCTCAATCCATCGGCTTTTTGCTGCTGGACAATTTCACGCTGATTTCTCTGGCCTCCGCAGTAGAACCCCTGCGCATGGCCAACCAATTGTCCGGTCGCGAGCTGTATCGCTGGAGCACCCTCACCGTTGACGGCGGCCAGGTCTGGGCCAGTGACGGTCTGCAAATCACCCCCGACGCCTCCATGCACAAAGCCCCGGCCCTGGACACCGTCATTGTCTGCGGTGGTATCGGTATTCAACGCACGGTGACCCGTGAGCACGTGTCGTGGCTGCAAAGCCAGGCCCGCCAGTCGCGTCGTCTTGGCGCCGTCTGCACCGGCAGTTGGGCCCTGGCCTGCGCAGGTCTGCTGGACGGTTTCGATTGCAGCGTGCACTGGGAATGTCTGGCGTCGATGCAGGAAGCTTTCCCGCGTGTGGCCATGAGCACTCGCTTGTTCACCCTCGACCGTAACCGTTTCACCAGCTCCGGCGGCACCGCGCCACTGGACATGATGCTGCACCTGATCAGCCGCGATCACGGCCGTGAACTGTCGGCAGCGATCTCGGAAATGTTTGTCTATGAGCGCATCCGTAACGAACAGGATCACCAACGCGTGCCGCTCAAGCACATGCTGGGCACCAATCAGCCGAAGTTGCAGGAAATCGTCGCGCTGATGGAAGCCAACCTTGAAGAACCGATCGACCTTGATGAACTGGCGGTGTACGTCGCCGTGTCACGTCGTCAGCTGGAGCGGCTGTTCCAGAAATACCTGCACTGCTCGCCGTCGCGTTACTACCTCAAGCTGCGGCTGATCCGCGCTCGGCAATTGCTCAAGCAAACGCCGATGTCGATCATCGAAGTGGCCTCGGTCTGCGGCTTCGTGTCGACCCCGCACTTCTCCAAGTGCTACCGCGAATATTTCGGCATTCCACCGCGTGACGAGCGCGTCGGTTCCAACACCACCCAACAGGTGGCAATGATGCCAATCCCGCAAGCACTGGTGCTGGCGCCGCTGTCCGGACCGATGTCGGCGCTGAGTCAGGCGCGTAACGAATCGACGTTTGCCAGCGTAAGGCTGTAA
- a CDS encoding gamma-butyrobetaine dioxygenase — MNTAAAVADFRSYPLISALTTVQSLADRVLVKWADGRVSPFHHQWLRDNCPCPVCVYTVTREQVLEIVDVAEDLSPAVTQVDALGCLSIAWLDGHTSRFDPGWLRAHAYDDESRIERRAGKPKSQRWNSQLTLPVFEYQAVMDDPNVLLQWLLALRDIGLTQVRGIPTEPGSLTSIAKRISFIRESNFGVLFNVQSKADADSNAYTAFNLPLHSDLPTRELQPGLQFLHCLVNDADGGESIFVDGFAIADALRQEDPEAFRALCEIPVEFRNKDRHSDYRCLAPIIALDALGQVSEIRMANFLRGPFDASVEQMPKLYRAYRRFIAMTRETCFRHMTRLNPGEMWCFDNRRTLHARNAFDPASGARHFQGCYIDRDELLSRILVLQR, encoded by the coding sequence ATGAACACCGCCGCCGCTGTTGCCGACTTCCGCAGTTACCCCTTGATCAGCGCATTGACCACCGTGCAATCCTTGGCAGATCGCGTGCTGGTGAAGTGGGCCGATGGCCGGGTCAGCCCCTTTCATCATCAATGGCTGCGCGACAACTGTCCGTGCCCGGTTTGCGTGTATACCGTGACCCGCGAACAGGTGCTGGAAATCGTCGATGTCGCTGAAGATCTGAGCCCCGCCGTAACCCAAGTGGATGCGCTGGGCTGTCTGTCTATCGCTTGGCTGGACGGCCATACCAGCCGCTTCGATCCCGGCTGGTTGCGCGCTCACGCCTATGACGATGAATCGCGCATCGAACGCCGCGCCGGCAAACCGAAAAGCCAGCGGTGGAACAGCCAACTGACGCTGCCGGTGTTCGAGTATCAGGCGGTAATGGACGATCCCAACGTCCTGCTGCAATGGCTTCTGGCACTGCGCGATATCGGCCTGACCCAGGTCCGCGGCATCCCTACCGAACCCGGCTCGCTGACGTCCATCGCCAAGCGGATTTCGTTTATTCGCGAGAGCAATTTCGGCGTGTTGTTCAACGTGCAATCCAAGGCCGACGCTGACAGCAACGCTTACACCGCGTTTAACCTGCCACTGCACAGCGATCTACCCACACGCGAGTTGCAACCGGGGCTGCAATTTCTGCATTGCCTGGTCAATGACGCAGACGGTGGCGAAAGCATTTTTGTCGACGGTTTTGCCATTGCCGACGCCTTGCGCCAGGAAGACCCCGAAGCCTTCCGCGCGCTGTGCGAGATCCCCGTGGAGTTTCGCAACAAGGACCGCCACAGCGACTACCGCTGCCTGGCACCGATCATCGCCCTCGATGCGCTGGGGCAGGTGTCGGAAATCCGCATGGCGAACTTCCTGCGGGGGCCGTTCGATGCATCGGTCGAGCAGATGCCCAAGTTGTATCGGGCCTATCGACGGTTTATCGCCATGACCCGCGAAACGTGTTTCCGGCACATGACCCGGCTCAACCCCGGTGAAATGTGGTGCTTCGACAACCGCCGAACCCTCCACGCCCGTAACGCCTTCGACCCCGCCAGCGGCGCCCGGCATTTCCAGGGCTGCTACATCGATCGCGATGAGTTGTTGTCGCGCATTTTGGTGTTGCAACGCTAA
- a CDS encoding L-carnitine dehydrogenase, with amino-acid sequence MSFITEIKTFAALGSGVIGSGWVSRALAHGLDVVAWDPAPGAEAALRKRVANAWGALEKQGLAPGASQDRLRFVATIEECVRDADFIQESAPERLELKLELHSKISAAAKPNALIGSSTSGLLPSEFYEGSTHPERCVVGHPFNPVYLLPLVEVVGGKNTAPEAVQAAMKVYESLGMRPLHVRKEVPGFIADRLLEALWREALHLVNDGVATTGEIDDAIRFGAGLRWSFMGTFLTYTLAGGDAGMRHFMAQFGPALQLPWTYLPAPELTDKLIDDVVDGTSDQLGNHSISALERYRDDCLLAVLEAVKTTKAKHGMSFSE; translated from the coding sequence ATGAGCTTTATCACCGAGATCAAAACGTTCGCCGCGCTGGGCAGTGGTGTCATCGGTAGCGGTTGGGTATCCCGCGCCCTCGCCCATGGCCTTGATGTGGTGGCCTGGGACCCGGCGCCCGGTGCCGAAGCCGCTCTGCGCAAACGTGTCGCCAATGCCTGGGGCGCGCTGGAAAAACAGGGCCTGGCGCCCGGCGCATCACAGGATCGTCTGCGCTTTGTCGCCACTATCGAAGAATGCGTGCGTGATGCCGACTTCATCCAGGAAAGCGCCCCGGAACGCCTTGAACTGAAACTCGAACTGCACAGCAAAATCAGCGCGGCGGCCAAGCCCAATGCACTGATCGGCTCCAGCACCTCGGGCCTGTTGCCGAGCGAGTTCTACGAGGGCTCGACCCACCCGGAACGTTGCGTGGTCGGCCATCCGTTCAACCCGGTTTATCTGTTGCCACTGGTGGAAGTGGTCGGCGGCAAGAACACAGCGCCAGAAGCGGTGCAGGCGGCCATGAAAGTTTACGAATCGCTGGGCATGCGCCCGCTGCATGTCCGCAAGGAAGTACCGGGTTTTATCGCTGACCGTCTGCTCGAAGCGCTATGGCGCGAGGCACTGCACCTGGTCAACGACGGCGTGGCAACCACCGGCGAAATCGACGATGCCATTCGTTTTGGCGCCGGGCTGCGCTGGTCGTTCATGGGCACTTTCCTGACCTATACCCTGGCCGGCGGCGATGCCGGCATGCGGCACTTCATGGCGCAATTCGGTCCGGCACTGCAACTGCCATGGACTTACCTGCCAGCACCGGAACTGACCGACAAGCTGATCGACGACGTGGTCGATGGCACCAGCGATCAACTGGGCAATCACAGCATTTCGGCGCTGGAACGCTATCGTGATGATTGCTTGCTGGCAGTGCTTGAGGCGGTGAAGACCACCAAGGCCAAACATGGCATGAGCTTCAGCGAGTAA
- the choX gene encoding choline ABC transporter substrate-binding protein: protein MKRLISSCVLALSGTAFLSSGAMAADPAACQNVRMGVVNWTDVIATSAMTQVLLDGLGYKTKQTSASQQIIFAGIRDQRLDMFLGYWNPLMTQTITPFVAGKQVTVLGEPSLKDARATLAVPTYLADKGLKTFADIAKFEKELGGKIYGIEPGSGANTQIKEMITKNQFGLGKFQLVESSEAGMLAAVDRAVRRNEAVVFFGWAPHPMNVNVKMTYLTGSQDALGPNEGSATVWTVTAPNYASQCPNVSRLLSNLTFTAEDESRMMQPLLDHKDAFESAKQWLKDHPQDKQRWLEGVTTFDGKPAAENLQLTGK from the coding sequence ATGAAACGACTGATCAGCAGCTGCGTTCTCGCACTCAGTGGTACCGCTTTCTTGAGTTCCGGCGCTATGGCTGCCGACCCCGCCGCGTGCCAGAACGTACGCATGGGTGTGGTGAACTGGACCGACGTGATCGCCACCAGCGCCATGACCCAGGTTCTGCTCGATGGCCTCGGCTACAAGACCAAACAAACCAGTGCGTCCCAGCAAATTATCTTCGCCGGCATCCGCGACCAGCGCCTGGACATGTTCCTCGGCTACTGGAACCCGTTGATGACCCAGACCATCACCCCGTTCGTCGCCGGCAAGCAAGTCACCGTCCTCGGTGAGCCGAGCCTCAAAGATGCCCGCGCCACCCTGGCTGTGCCGACTTACCTGGCCGATAAGGGCCTGAAAACCTTCGCCGACATCGCCAAGTTTGAAAAAGAACTGGGCGGCAAGATCTACGGCATCGAACCCGGCTCGGGCGCCAACACCCAGATCAAGGAAATGATCACCAAGAACCAATTCGGCCTAGGCAAATTCCAACTGGTCGAATCCAGTGAAGCCGGCATGCTCGCGGCAGTGGATCGCGCCGTACGACGCAACGAAGCCGTGGTGTTCTTCGGCTGGGCGCCGCACCCGATGAACGTCAACGTGAAAATGACCTACCTCACCGGTAGCCAGGACGCCCTGGGCCCGAACGAAGGCTCGGCCACCGTCTGGACCGTGACCGCCCCGAACTACGCCAGCCAGTGCCCGAACGTCAGTCGCTTGCTCAGTAACCTGACCTTCACCGCCGAAGACGAGAGCCGGATGATGCAACCGTTGCTCGATCACAAGGACGCCTTCGAATCGGCCAAGCAATGGCTCAAGGATCACCCGCAAGACAAGCAGCGCTGGCTTGAAGGCGTGACCACGTTCGACGGCAAACCGGCTGCCGAGAACCTGCAACTGACCGGTAAATAA
- the choW gene encoding choline ABC transporter permease subunit: MLIDQKIPLGQYIAAFVEWLTQHGASTFDAIATTLETMIHGVTFALTWFNPLALIGLIALLAHFIQRKWGLTVFVIASFLLILNLGYWQETMETLAQVLFATFVCVIIGVPLGIVAAHKPMFYTLMRPVLDLMQTVPTFVYLIPTLTLFGLGVVPGLISTVVFAIAAPIRLTYLGIRDVPQELMDAGKAFGCSRRQLLSRIELPHAMPSIAAGITQCIMLSLSMVVIAALVGADGLGKPVVNALNTADIALGFEAGLAIVLLAIMLDRICKQPDAKVGGDA; the protein is encoded by the coding sequence ATGCTGATTGATCAGAAAATCCCTTTAGGCCAGTACATCGCTGCCTTCGTTGAATGGTTGACGCAACACGGCGCCAGCACATTCGATGCGATCGCCACGACACTGGAAACGATGATCCACGGCGTGACGTTTGCGCTGACCTGGTTCAACCCGCTGGCATTGATCGGCCTGATCGCCTTGCTGGCTCACTTCATTCAACGCAAATGGGGCCTGACCGTTTTCGTCATCGCCTCCTTCCTGCTGATCCTCAATCTGGGCTACTGGCAGGAAACCATGGAAACCCTCGCCCAGGTGCTGTTCGCCACCTTCGTCTGCGTGATCATAGGCGTGCCGTTGGGCATCGTCGCCGCGCACAAACCGATGTTCTACACGCTGATGCGTCCGGTGCTCGATCTGATGCAGACCGTACCGACGTTCGTGTACCTCATTCCTACCCTGACCCTGTTCGGTCTCGGTGTAGTCCCGGGTCTGATTTCAACGGTAGTGTTCGCGATTGCCGCGCCTATCCGCCTGACCTACCTGGGTATCCGCGATGTGCCGCAAGAACTGATGGACGCCGGCAAGGCCTTTGGCTGCTCGCGCCGTCAGCTGCTCTCTCGCATTGAGCTGCCCCACGCGATGCCGAGCATCGCGGCCGGTATCACCCAGTGCATCATGCTGTCGTTGTCGATGGTGGTGATCGCGGCACTGGTGGGCGCCGATGGCCTGGGCAAACCCGTGGTCAACGCACTGAACACTGCCGATATCGCCCTGGGCTTCGAAGCCGGGTTGGCGATCGTACTGCTGGCGATCATGCTCGACCGTATCTGCAAACAACCCGACGCCAAAGTAGGGGGTGACGCATGA
- the choV gene encoding choline ABC transporter ATP-binding protein has translation MSIIRFDQVDVIFSKDPREALKLLDQGMTRDQILKKTGQIVGVEKASLDIEKGEICVLMGLSGSGKSSLLRCINGLNTVSRGKLFVEHEGRQIDIASCTPAELKMMRTKRIAMVFQKFALMPWLTVRENISFGLEMQGRPEKERRQLVDEKLELVGLTQWRNKKPDELSGGMQQRVGLARALAMDADILLMDEPFSALDPLIRQGLQDELLELQRKLHKTIVFVSHDLDEALKLGSRIAIMKDGRIIQYSKPEEIVLNPADDYVRTFVAHTNPLNVLCGRSLMRTLDNCKRINGSVCLDPGGDSWLDLAEGNTIKGARQNGASLDLQNWVPGQAVEGLGRRPTLVDSNIGMRDALQIRYQTGNKLVLHDNNHVVGILGDSELYHALLGKNLG, from the coding sequence ATGAGCATCATTCGCTTCGATCAGGTCGACGTGATCTTCTCCAAAGACCCGCGTGAAGCCCTGAAATTGCTCGACCAAGGCATGACCCGCGACCAGATCCTGAAAAAAACCGGGCAAATCGTTGGCGTTGAAAAAGCCAGCCTGGACATCGAGAAAGGCGAAATCTGTGTGCTGATGGGCCTCTCTGGCTCCGGCAAATCCAGCCTGCTGCGCTGCATCAACGGCTTGAACACGGTCAGCCGTGGCAAGCTGTTCGTCGAGCATGAAGGTCGACAGATCGACATTGCTTCCTGCACCCCGGCCGAACTGAAAATGATGCGCACCAAGCGCATCGCCATGGTGTTCCAGAAGTTCGCCCTGATGCCTTGGCTGACGGTGCGCGAAAACATCAGCTTCGGCCTCGAGATGCAGGGTCGTCCGGAGAAGGAACGTCGCCAGTTGGTCGACGAAAAGCTCGAACTGGTGGGCCTGACCCAATGGCGTAACAAGAAGCCCGACGAACTCTCCGGCGGCATGCAGCAACGTGTGGGCCTGGCCCGTGCGCTGGCGATGGACGCCGACATTCTGCTGATGGACGAACCCTTCTCGGCACTTGATCCGCTGATTCGCCAAGGCCTGCAAGACGAACTGCTGGAACTGCAACGCAAGCTGCACAAGACCATCGTGTTCGTGAGCCACGACCTCGATGAAGCGCTGAAACTCGGCAGCCGTATCGCAATCATGAAAGACGGCCGGATCATCCAGTACAGCAAGCCGGAAGAAATCGTCCTCAACCCGGCCGATGACTACGTGCGGACCTTCGTGGCACACACCAACCCGCTGAACGTGCTCTGCGGTCGCAGCCTGATGCGCACGCTGGACAACTGCAAACGCATCAACGGCTCGGTATGCCTGGATCCGGGCGGCGACTCGTGGCTGGACCTGGCCGAAGGCAACACCATCAAAGGCGCACGCCAGAACGGCGCGAGCCTGGACCTGCAGAACTGGGTACCGGGGCAAGCAGTGGAAGGCCTGGGCCGTCGACCCACGCTGGTGGACTCGAACATCGGCATGCGCGACGCGTTGCAGATTCGTTATCAGACCGGCAACAAACTGGTGCTGCATGACAACAATCATGTGGTGGGGATTCTCGGCGACAGCGAGCTGTACCACGCGCTGCTTGGCAAGAACCTGGGGTAA
- a CDS encoding thioesterase family protein gives MPALTTYTTAIIPDWVDYNGHLRDAFYLLIFSYATDSLMDQLGMDSNHREASGNSLFTLELHLNYLHEVKLGTEVEVHTQIIGHDRKRLHLYHSLHRVGDAQELAGNEQMLLHVDLAGPRSAPFSEPVLNKLLAMTALQSDLPTPAYIGRVIALPPEK, from the coding sequence ATGCCCGCACTAACCACGTACACAACCGCCATCATCCCCGACTGGGTCGACTACAACGGTCATCTGCGCGATGCGTTTTACCTGCTGATCTTCAGCTACGCCACCGATTCGTTGATGGATCAACTGGGCATGGACAGCAACCACCGCGAAGCCAGTGGCAACTCGCTGTTCACCCTCGAACTGCACCTCAACTACCTGCACGAAGTGAAGCTCGGCACCGAGGTCGAGGTGCATACCCAGATCATCGGTCACGACCGTAAACGCCTGCACCTCTATCACAGTCTGCACCGGGTCGGCGACGCACAGGAACTGGCGGGTAACGAACAAATGCTGCTGCACGTCGACCTTGCGGGACCGCGTTCGGCACCGTTCAGCGAACCGGTACTGAACAAACTGCTGGCCATGACCGCACTGCAATCGGACCTGCCCACACCTGCCTACATCGGCCGAGTGATCGCACTGCCGCCGGAAAAATAA